The following proteins are encoded in a genomic region of Phaeodactylum tricornutum CCAP 1055/1 chromosome 1, whole genome shotgun sequence:
- a CDS encoding predicted protein, translated as MNSKGSNDPPLEKKRRLSVRDLPQFCDTAGTVSVASFGARRLPELRHLWEKTFRRASTPDPSNVESLKSTGCKTSRRHLRRRATSHLGRKHHRFPAGQQDANAQDKKSEHSIIEEPKLTRRKRRRNTEHLHSSHEEWKVPKGALGIPSTEDKESNGNNHRPDNWMPTHLWHVKRFHMESMWGWKVPMLHSNRGAKAALRLAREGKTILHDATWTSQPVWLRIATEVVPDMIDQIRIIIPDFALDETKLLEAFAYQPSAFPKGGIGPVAWLCSTSPLFGSAKDDTQSCYIYFFLHPSIQQTLLHILRQILEPSTLTGPLCFVHGGLSWLRLRGKAALESLLMAMLSIAKDEKRSTDIGAIIADLETGIDCQLSHVQCRAATNHETPNSQEVKLILRRPVQVDFHGNFGSCGVDVVCEPSLGQKLLVALVLHGMACPIGVTELAHLELECEPPRPLFPRDYPDTSVGMSYWKAALPEWKILRAYYEGGLGRIRPDLSEDETTVVTVRGSFGQPFQQAINGIGYIHRNGDKASNSGAAAESLVIRRSRRKSGNPSLPVQAPPISRDQVSQHRNLCKTLLLSLSLPAVLLAHICLHEKGQLDTGTLLYATDGSVNEPLGVVTAAIFSSGRGRYHGIAVVGAARLLEALQHAHDSCAGRIVAPRVGPKRIELEIGVASKVDNVWHTVVAALMAHPVRLSKLGRWAASATSSRVFFVGALRLTSAFTVANPTSAALTPDAGLQDVKPIPITVLAGFLGSGKTTLLQNLLENNEGLRIAVVVNDVASVNIDSKLVANQNLASGMVELQNGCACCSRSEELLASVQELVTLSDTRGEGESFHHIVVEMSGVGDPRSVRAKFQEAVLYDMPLMQRAQLDTMVTVVDCSSFLTNLNSDKVATPEDTPELYYRDEDEAKADRKWMEDDDLPPGLLEAIEAGDRASANAVADLLVSQTEIADIVLLNKVDLVDESSRDMKQIENIVTALNPRATLLKSAFGKVSLQQILGVAQGMGVAEAGIIDDHKDAVNAALEMAHDPDCEDPNCVDPSHSEVVAVVDCAKPDCTDSSHEHSHTHACDDPACDDPAHAKMTVCGEPGCTDSHEHSHTHACDDPSCDDPAHANTVAESVCNDPGCTESHEHSHAHACDDPSCDDPSHGVDVGTHAGIGTYVYTSRRPFHPTRLLSFLRNLPATRGLPPLEAGEPDLAVSATAKSAMKKILRSKGFVWCADSFEVARYWSHAGISFELTNLGKWWATLPREQWPQEAIRAILADYDDANHDDQSASTGTVGDRRQEVVLIGPGMGGPTAQKEVSSILDKCLLRDDELDFFNEKKLDEGALQKAFPNPIQAGIMIF; from the exons ATGAATTCAAAAGGATCAAATGATCCGCCTCTCGAAAAGAAACGGCGACTCTCTGTGAGAGATCTTCCCCAATTTTGCGACACAGCCGGGACCGTATCGGTCGCCAGTTTTGGAGCCCGTCGTTTGCCCGAGCTCCGCCATCTGTGGGAGAAAACCTTTCGGCGAGCTTCTACTCCCGATCCCAGTAATGTGGAATCATTGAAAAGTACAGGTTGTAAGACTTCGCGTCGTCATTTGCGACGAAGGGCCACGAGCCATTTGGGCCGCAAGCATCATCGTTTTCCAGCTGGACAGCAAGACGCCAACGCGCAGGATAAGAAGTCGGAACATTCGATTATCGAAGAGCCAAAGCTAACTCGCCGTAAACGACGGCGCAACACGGAACATTTGCACTCCTCTCACGAAGAATGGAAGGTTCCTAAGGGAGCATTGGGTATACCATCGACAGAGGACAAGGAATCGAATGGCAACAATCATCGTCCTGATAACTGGATGCCAACCCATCTTTGGCACGTGAAGCGATTTCACATGGAATCTATGTGGGGCTGGAAAGTGCCCATGCTGCATAGTAACCGAGGCGCGAAGGCAGCCTTGCGGCTAGCTCGCGAGGGGAAAACGATCCTGCATGACGCCACTTGGACGTCTCAACCAGTTTGGCTGCGTATCGCGACAGAGGTTGTCCCCGATATGATAGACCAAATACGGATCATAATTCCTGACTTTGCTTTGGACGAGACAAAATTGCTTGAAGCGTTTGCATATCAACCAAGTGCGTTTCCTAAAGGAGGCATCGGCCCGGTTGCTTGGCTTTGCTCCACCTCACCTCTTTTTGGTAGTGCAAAAGACGACACACAGAGCTGCTATATCTACTTTTTTTTACACCCTTCCATTCAGCAAACTCTGCTACACATTTTGCGACAAATACTGGAGCCTTCGACTTTGACTGGGCCACTCTGCTTTGTTCACGGGGGTCTATCGTGGTTAAGACTGCGTGGGAAGGCTGCCCTCGAAAGTCTCCTAATGGCGATGCTTTCTATagcaaaagacgaaaaaagAAGTACGGACATTGGCGCCATCATTGCTGATTTAGAAACGGGTATTGATTGCCAACTCTCGCACGTCCAGTGCAGAGCAGCTACTAATCACGAAACCCCTAACAGCCAAGAAGTCAAGCTCATCTTACGCCGTCCGGTACAAGTTGACTTCCATGGAAATTTTGGATCTTGCGGTGTGGATGTTGTGTGCGAGCCTAGTTTGGGTCAGAAATTGCTGGTCGCTTTAGTTTTACATGGTATGGCCTGTCCGATTGGTGTAACGGAGCTAGCGCACTTGGAGCTGGAATGCGAACCTCCACGGCCGTTGTTTCCCCGGGACTATCCTGACACCTCAGTCGGGATGTCATACTGGAAAGCAGCCCTGCCAGAATGGAAAATTTTACGGGCTTACTACGAGGGTGGCTTGGGAAGAATCCGACCAGATC TCTCGGAGGATGAAACCACCGTTGTCACAGTGCGAGGTTCCTTTGGTCAACCCTTTCAGCAAGCCATTAATGGAATAGGGTATATCCATAGGAACGGGGACAAGGCGTCAAATAGTGGAGCAGCTGCAGAAAGTCTTGTCATTCGGCGGAGCCGTCGCAAGTCCGGCAATCCATCGTTACCCGTTCAAGCGCCACCCATTTCTCGGGATCAAGTATCGCAGCATAGAAACCTTTGCAAGACACTATTGCTGTCCTTGTCGCTACCGGCTGTCCTTCTTGCTCATATTTGCTTGCACGAAAAGGGACAATTGGACACGGGTACACTTTTGTACGCCACGGACGGTTCCGTCAATGAACCATTGGGTGTCGTAACGGCGGCCATCTTTTCGTCTGGTCGGGGGCGGTACCACGGGATTGCGGTGGTTGGTGCGGCGCGCCTTTTAGAAGCCTTGCAGCACGCCCACGACAGTTGCGCGGGTAGAATTGTAGCGCCGCGGGTTGGGCCCAAACGTATTGAATTGGAAATTGGCGTCGCTAG CAAAGTTGACAATGTTTGGCACActgtcgttgctgctttgATGGCACATCCGGTTCGGTTGTCGAAGTTGGGGCGGTGGGCCGCGTCTG CCACTTCCTCAAGAG TCTTCTTTGTTGGCGCACTGCGACTGACATCCGCCTTCACTGTCGCCAACCCGACGAGTGCGGCGCTCACTCCGGACGCGGGCCTCCAGGATGTCAAGCCCATCCCAATCACAGTTTTGGCCGGTTTTCTGGGCTCGGGTAAAACCACACTTCTTCAGAACTTGCTCGAGAACAATGAGGGCTTGCGTATCGCTGTCGTGGTCAACGACGTCGCATCGGTCAATATCGACAGCAAACTGGTCGCCAATCAGAATTTGGCCTCGGGCATGGTGGAACTACAAAACGGCTGTGCCTGCTGCTCACGATCGGAAGAGTTGCTTGCCAGTGTGCAAGAACTCGTCACCTTGAGCGACACACGAGGAGAAGGCGAAAGTTTCCACCACATCGTCGTGGAAATGAGCGGTGTGGGGGATCCCCGCAGCGTCCGGGCCAAATTCCAGGAAGCAGTCCTGTACGATATGC CTTTGATGCAACGTGCACAGCTCGATACCATGGTCACGGTGGTAGATTGCAGTTCCTTTTTGACCAACTTGAACTCGGACAAGGTTGCCACGCCAGAGGACACTCCCGAGTTGTACTATCGCGACGAGGATGAGGCCAAAGCTGATCGTAAGTGgatggaagatgacgacTTACCTCCAGGTTTGTTAGAGGCGATCGAGGCCGGAGATCGGGCATCGGCTAACGCAGTTGCCGATTTGCTCGTTTCGCAAACGGAAATTGCTGATATTGTCCTCCTGAACAAAGTCGATCTCGTGGATGAGAGCAGTCGTGATATGAAACAGATCGAAAACATTGTTACAGCTTTAAATCCTCGGGCGACTCTGCTCAAATCCGCGTTCGGAAAAGTTTCTCTACAACAAATTTTGGGGGTGGCTCAGGGTATGGGAGTAGCGGAAGCAGGTATTATCGATGACCATAAAGATGCGGTCAATGCCGCGTTAGAAATGGCGCACGATCCTGATTGCGAAGATCCGAATTGTGTAGATCCCTCGCACTCCGAGGTTGTAGCCGTAGTGGACTGCGCCAAGCCCGACTGCACCGACAGTAGTCATGAACATTCGCATACACACGCTTGTGACGATCCGGCCTGTGACGATCCTGCTCATGCCAAAATGACCGTATGTGGAGAACCTGGTTGCACCGACAGCCACGAACACTCGCACACTCACGCTTGCGATGATCCAAGCTGTGACGACCCGGCCCATGCAAATACTGTCGCCGAAAGTGTCTGTAACGATCCTGGCTGCACTGAAAGCCACGAACATTCGCACGCACACGCGTGTGACGACCCAAGTTGTGATGACCCTTCGCATGGGGTTGATGTGGGCACGCATGCCGGAATCGGAACGTACGTTTACACATCGCGCCGTCCCTTCCACCCTACGCGtttgctttcctttctgCGAAATCTTCCTGCAACGCGTGGTCTACCACCACTGGAAGCAGGCGAACCGGATTTGGCTGTTTCGGCCACCGCGAAGTCGGCAATGAAGAAAATTCTTCGAAGTAAGGGGTTTGTTTGGTGTGCGGATTCCTTTGAAGTTGCCCGCTACTGGAGTCACGCTGGTATTTCGTTCGAATTAACCAACTTGGGCAAATGGTGGGCAACACTACCACGTGAGCAGTGGCCGCAGGAAGCTATTCGTGCCATTTTGGCCGATTATGACGATGCCAACCACGACGACCAGAGCGCCAGTACAGGAACTGTCGGTGACCGACGTCAGGAAGTTGTTTTGATCGGACCCGGTATGGGTGGACCCACGGCACAAAAAGAAGTTTCGTCAATTTTGGATAAGTGTCTTTTGCGTGATGATGAATTAGATTtcttcaacgaaaagaaatTGGACGAAGGGGCATTGCAGAAAGCCTTTCCCAATCCAATCCAAGCGGGCATCATGATATTTTAA
- a CDS encoding predicted protein — translation MSPNLSAIADDFGFDALQRDKKLGGDIALAFFVLGAPASFVVGSLADSFNRPKLFAWTVGIGEGACLATYWTTTYPQLYVCRAVTGFSLGGALPLIYSVLGDLFAADERHSVSAVVGIGTGLGISLGQAIAGFLGPAFGWRLPFLVVSIPALLCAAGVLLAVDDPERGSMEEAVRGQQLGILQANDNTASSVEMTPFELTDTEQTMLSEVNPGTDDSATNPSTKGLQAHWMTFKTLLSTPTFVLMLMQGAPGCLPWGVINSYLNDFLSENRGMSVENRFQFATLTILIFGVGNFLGLILGGGGGMYLYRRDKRYPALLAGSMAVAACFPLWVLLNDVDSSSSFLKIGSVSIFAGITSGSTGPIVKATLQNVTLPQSRGQAFALFNTFDDFGRGLGPVFVAMLIERMGGRTPAFNVGVLGWMVCGVLNLCVFWTVAVDEGQMQFRFTSSLRRRRSEQSSVDDSDRVIV, via the exons ATGTCCCCGAATTTGAGCGCCATAGCggacgactttggctttgacgCGCTCCAGCGTGATAAAAAGCTTGGTGGAGACATTGCACTAGCTTTTTTTGTCTTGGGGGCTCCAGCCTCTTTTGTGGTGGGCTCTTTGGCTGATTCGTTCAATCGACCAAAACTTTTCGCCTGGACCGTGGGCATTGGAGAAGGGGCGTGCTTGGCTACGTATTGGACGACCACATATCCTCAACTTTACGTGTGTAGAGCAGTGACGGGTTTTAGCTTGGGTGGAGCTTTGCCTTTGATTTATTCGGTACTGGGTGACTTGTTCGCGGCCGATGAGAGACATTCAGTAAGTGCTGTCGTCGGAATAGGCACTGGACTTGGGATATCCTTGGGACAGGCCATTGCTGGGTTTCTGGGTCCAGCCTTTGGTTGGCGGCTGCCATTTTTGGTCGTGAGCATCCCAGCGCTGTTATGTGCTGCGGGAGTCTTGCTGGCCGTCGACGATCCGGAACGGGGGTCCATGGAAGAAGCTGTTCGAGGCCAGCAACTTGGAATACTACAAGCAAACGACAACACCGCCTCATCCGTAGAAATGACGCCTTTTGAACTAACGGACACGGAGCAGACGATGCTTTCCGAGGTAAATCCGGGCACCGACGACAGTGCTACGAATCCGTCTACAAAGGGTTTGCAAGCACATTGGATGACTTTCAAGACGCTGCTGTCTACTCCAACTTTTGTTCTAATGCTCATGCAAGGAGCTCCAGGTTGTTTGCCTTGGGGTGTCATCAACTCGTATCTGAATGATTTTCTCTCGGAGAATCGAGGGATGAGTGTAGAG AATCGTTTTCAGTTTGCCACGCTTACAATTTTGATTTTTGGGGTCGGCAATTTTCTAGGTCTCATTCTCGGAGGGGGTGGTGGAATGTACTTGTATCGTCGAGACAAGCGCTATCCTGCGCTGTTGGCGGGTTCGATGGCTGTCGCGGCATGCTTTCCGCTGTGGGTACTGCTCAATGACGTGGACAGCTCCAGTTCCTTCTTGAAAATAGGGAGTGTGTCTATTTTTGCCGGAATTACGAGCGGATCGACAGGACCGATAGTGAAGGCTACCCTGCAAAATGTGACACTCCCGCAATCTCGCGGCCAAGCATTCGCTCTGTTCAATACGTTTGATGACTTTGGGAGAGGGCTAGGACCTGTTTTTGTGGCCATGCTGATTGAAAGAATGGGTGGTCGGACACCAGCCTTCAATGTAGGCGTACTTGGATGGATGGTTTGCGGAGTCCTTAACTTATGCGTCTTTTGGACGGTCGCCGTTGACGAGGGACAAATGCAATTCCGGTTCACAAGTAGTTTGAGGAGGCGGCGCTCTGAGCAAAGTTCAGTAGACGATTCCGACCGCGTCATAGTTTAG
- a CDS encoding predicted protein, producing MKTTIIASYLALLAAISVVNAFVPQSSANVFGRGSALGAKYNSMDEILALFPDDKPVLINFYDAGTENSIKDDILRAKNLLEDRAKLVSIKQQDYPEIAKLWDADSKSPSMILFKDGKPVTRLYEQTHYLEIVAHMGKFCDES from the coding sequence ATGAAGACTACCATCATCGCCTCTTACCTGGCTCTTTTAGCCGCCATCTCGGTCGTAAATGCGTTTGTTCCTCAGTCTTCGGCGAATGTTTTCGGTCGCGGCTCGGCGCTGGGTGCCAAATACAACTCAATGGACGAAATCCTGGCGCTCTTCCCGGATGATAAGCCCGTCCTGATCAACTTTTACGACGCCGGTACCGAAAACTCAATTAAGGACGACATTCTTCGAGCCAAAAATCTGCTGGAGGATCGGGCAAAGCTTGTTTCGATTAAGCAACAAGACTATCCGGAAATTGCGAAGCTTTGGGATGCCGATTCAAAGAGCCCCAGCATGATTCTGTTCAAGGACGGCAAGCCCGTGACCCGGCTTTACGAACAAACGCACTATCTTGAAATTGTGGCCCACATGGGGAAGTTCTGCGATGAATCATAA
- a CDS encoding predicted protein, whose product LRNLVVAPLVEEIAFRACMVSALRSTTLPQGWIPVLAPLFFGLAHAHHALQMYRAGESCRPIIVQTMFQFAYTSMFGAYASFVFLWTSSIAAVFVAHSFCNAMGLPHFDFLLPSSGLYGYRILLMLVHIVGLSGFVFG is encoded by the coding sequence CTCCGCAATTTGGTGGTTGCACCTTTGGTGGAAGAAATCGCATTTCGAGCGTGTATGGTTTCAGCGTTGAGGTCAACGACCTTGCCTCAAGGGTGGATTCCGGTACTGGCCCCTTTATTCTTTGGTCTGGCTCACGCCCATCATGCACTCCAAATGTATCGTGCTGGGGAATCGTGTCGACCGATCATAGTTCAGACCATGTTTCAGTTTGCATACACATCTATGTTCGGGGCGTACGCTTCCTTTGTCTTTCTATGGACTTCGTCGATAGCAGCAGTCTTTGTCGCTCATTCGTTTTGCAACGCCATGGGATTGCCTCACTTTGATTTCCTTTTGCCGTCCTCGGGTCTATACGGCTATCGAATACTTCTGATGCTGGTGCACATTGTTGGTTTGTCTGGCTTTGTTTTCGGA
- a CDS encoding predicted protein gives MIRAVFSCSVLFFASLPGLDAQNPTAAPSALPIGSPTSLPSIGTVTDAPVVFAETDIPSQESENVTDETPSAAPSDPLDIEIPACFTNLTILDDVLLQLPLFEFKKLTLCPNTIFDIGKTSDGVCCIEGQFPLLPVSNTLIQCGEDGRSENNCIFSGGEVHVLSSPQFAGPTALNVTIKGMTFRNPLLSNAVLASRGDITFDDCIFENTASLGGSVVALYQPIDDEEARRLEEEERGGIFRYMDPEFLSRRIQKTQANIKENFAKVKAENELRKLQGTNSSIGVLERQFVTVENCVFRDNSQGPISSGFFQSTVLSASTPFIEMTIRNTLFYNNIFDGSKPMAASGAVVKTASSALRLENNCFIANSFVGFAPVQAFENTTFDAFDNFGSFDPGVSCEFIAFSEGIPVSDSQVVCTGYDLDSCLLPDAPTLPPGADSITPTPAPTRAAAAGTPFSVHYSLKMLVVLLPVFWLI, from the exons ATGATAAGGGCCGTCTTCTCGTGCTCAGTTCTGTTTTTTGCGTCCCTTCCCGGTCTCGACGCTCAGAACCCTACCGCTGCGCCGTCGGCTCTACCGATCGGTTCTCCTACATCGCTTCCATCGATCGGAACAGTAACCGATGCGCCTGTAGTTTTTGCGGAGACCGATATACCTTCCCAGGAATCGGAGAACGTAACCGATGAGACGCCTTCCGCAGCACCAAGTGATCCTCTAGACATAGAGATTCCTGCATGTTTCACCAATCTGACCATCCTGGATGATGTTTTGCTACAGTTACCTTTGTTCGAGTTCAAAAAGCTGACTCTGTGTCCCAACACAATCTTCGATATTGGAAAAACGTCGGACGGCGTCTGCTGCATTGAAGGCCAATTTCCTTTGCTGCCTGTTTCGAATACTTTAATTCAATGTGGCGAGGACGGAAGATCGGAAAACAACTGCATTTTTTCAGGAGGCGAGGTTCATGTTCTGTCGTCACCGCAGTTCGCAGGACCGACTGCTCTCAATGTTACCATAAAGGGAATGACTTTTCGAAACCCTCTACTCAGTAATGCCGTTCTGGCTTCTCGGGGTGACATCACGTTCGACGATTGCATTTTTGAG AATACTGCATCGTTGGGAGGATCGGTAGTTGCGCTTTATCAGCCGatcgatgacgaagaagctcgccgattagaagaagaagagcgTGGAGGAATTTTCCGATACATGGATCCTGAATTTCTGTCTAGGCGAATCCAAAAAACGCAAGCAAACATCAAGGAGAATTTTGCTAAAGTGAAAGCAGAAAACGAATTACGGAAACTCCAAGGAACTAACTCGTCTATCGGTGTCCTAGAAAGACAATTTGTGACCGTAGAAAACTGCGTCTTCAGAGACAATTCACAAGGACCAATCTCTTCTGGATTCTTTCAAAGTACTGTTCTGAGTGCTTCCACTCCTTTCATCGAGATGACAATTAGAAACACCTTGTTCTACAATAATATTTTCGATGGCTCGAAACCTATGGCT GCCTCCGGTGCAGTAGTTAAGACGGCCTCCTCGGCTCTTCGACTCGAAAATAATTGCTTCATCGCGAACTCATTTGTGGGCTTCGCACCTGTTCAAGCGTTCGAAAATACTACTTTTGACGCATTTGACAACTTTGGCTCGTTCGATCCCGGCGTATCTTGCGAATTTATCGCATTTTCCGAAGGAATTCCTGTGTCCGATTCTCAAGTGGTATGTACAGGATATGATTTGGACAGCTGTCTTCTCCCGGACGCACCAACATTGCCTCCAGGCGCTGACAGCATTACACCAACACCAGCGCCAACTCGAGCAGCAGCTGCAGGGACGCCATTCTCAGTACATTATTCGTTAAAGATGCTGGTGGTGCTACTGCCAGTTTTTTGGCTCATATAG